The genomic stretch ACAATAAGCCGGTGaccaacactaccggaaaagTTCACAGAGAGCTTGCTCACAAATTCTCTCGTGTATATTCTAAAATTGTCAACCCTTTTTATAGGGTCTTTCTCATGCTTATATACATGTCCAACCGAGTCTAACGGTCAGTGCTATTGTTACAATAATTAATACAATAAATgcctttttctcaaaaaaaaaaaatatatatacaataaatgCCTTAACTCCCCGCCATTGTTCTAACCGTAGGTGCTATTGTTACAATAATGAATACAATAAATGCCTTAACTCCCAGCCATTGTTATTGGCTCCACTTTTCCCGCGTGGATCTGCCTCCGACAACAATCCACTCCATCATTGTTATTAACTCTTCTTTAATGGCTCATTAATGACCTGATCTTGGATTACTCAACGCCCTAAGTCATGTTTGGTCAACTACTTCTCCCGCTCGTCTTCGCCCACTAGACTCCTTTATCTTCTCGGCTCCGACTAATTGATTCCTCCATCCATTCGCTCGACGTCATCTGTCTGGTTCCTCCAACCACTCGTCCACAACTCCACATCATCCTGGTTCCTCCCTCCATTCGCCTCACATACTCGTCCAGCTACCCTTGAGGCCTTGATTGGTCTGACCACTTAAACTACGTACTCTGCACCACCCTTCACTGTCCTCCCAGACCGGCTCACTTTCTGCCACCTCCTTGACCCTACGCTTCCCCTTGTCTCTCTTGTCCGCATCGCTACTCTCCCGGTCTCCTTGGCTAGTATCCTATTAACACACCCTTGAATGCCTTGATAACaaatcatcctcccaaaaaaataaattacgaCAATAAACAATGACTATTTCCAGAACACAAGAACATAAAAGAACAATGCACATTTCTAAAGaaaacgcaaaaaaaaaaacgataatagcgcacaaaaaattaaagaaaaaaagaactgGACAAATATGTCACGAATGCACAAATACATTTAACAAAAATGCACACTTCACGGATCAAAAACTCGACAGTAGGCCAGAATCATTAATGCCATACCCCAGAGCAAAAATACGTAATAAAAtgggaataaaaaaaataaaacctgGACACAAAACCATGAATggccaaatcctaaacgcaatACTACACGTCAGAAACAAAagaataacaaaacaaaacaaaaaaaaaaaaaaaaaaaaaaaaaaaaaaaaaaaaaaaaaaaaaaacaaactttaaaaaaaaataaaaaaaNaaaaaaaaaaaaaaaaaaaaaacaaacaaacaggaCAAACCTAGGAACTCCATAGCAACAAATGAGCTCAAAAGAAGCAAAGCtgcgaaaataaacaaaacaaaaaaaaaaaaaacaaactttaaaaaaaaataaaaaaatcatacacattataacaaaattcatgGGTAATCCACACTTCTGATCTGAGAAATGTCCTCATTTAATCTTTAATCCGCTCCTATACTGAGAATTATGCCTTCcaaaaaaagttgaattaatTAGAAACCAAACAAGTCCTTCATCATATCTAAATTTCCAATATTCTAAAGTAAAttcaaattttcttttcaaaaaaatcgATAAGCTCAGCTCTTTCTACCGTCGGTTAATTTCATCATTCTCGTCTTCTAGTTGATAGTCAGTACATTGATCACACCGttttccggcgaagtcaccACCACGGTGTCACCGGCGTGGCAGAGCTGCTTTTCCTTTCCGTATCCAATGGCTGCCGCGGTCACCTCATCTTCTCCTCCTCCGTTGCCTTTCAATTCCGAGATCGAAACCGGCAGAATTCCCCGGTATATGAGCCCATGCCCGGCCGGAGCATCGTCGCCGATCAATGCCGACAGAATCGGCATACTAGGTCTATACTTAGCTAACAATTTGGCAGCGTTGCCGTCCTTGCTGAGGACCAAAACCATCGCCGCTTTAGCGGAATTCGCCGTCTGTACGGCGGCGCAGGCCAGGCTTTCCAGCGGATTCATCGGCAACGGCGAATTCTCCAAAGCTTTCTTGAAAATCTGGGCGTAATCGAGGCACTTCTCGGCTTCCAAGCAGATCTTGGCCATGGTTCTAACGGCCTCCTCAGCGTAATCCCCCGCGGCGGTCTCACCGCTGAGCATGACGCAATCAGTGCCGTCGATCACCGCATTGGCAACGTCAGTAGCCTCAGCTCTAGTGGGGCGCGGGCATTTGATCATTGATTCCAGCATCTGCGTGGCCGTCACCACCGCCTTACCCAGCGCGTTGCACTTACGTATCATAACCTTCTGCGCAACAAATATCTTCTCGATCGGAATTTCCATCCCCAAATCGCCCCTAGCCACCATGAAAGCATCGGAACTCGCCAAGATCTCCTCCAAATTACAAACTCCTTCTTCATTCTCAACCTTAGACATCAACACAATATTCTTCGCATTCTCGGGGCCTAGGAGCTCCCTAACCATCACAACATCAGACCCTTTACGCACAAAAGACAACGCAATAATATCAACCTTATTAGGCACACCCCATCCCAGGATATCCTTCTTGTCTTTCGCGGTCAGCGTGGGAAGATCGACGACCACGCCGGGGAGATTCACGTTCTTCCGTTCACCCAACACAGCGCTGTTCTCGCAGCGACACCGCACTAGGCCGGAGTCCTTGTCGCAGTTCAAGACGGTTAGTGTGAGGGTGCCGTCGGAGCAGAGGATGGTGCTTCCCGGAGAAACGTCAGTGGCGAGTTTATGATAGGAGATAGAGATGAGGGTGTCGTCACCATCAACGGTATAGTCTGTGGTTAGGGTAATTTCTTGGCCTTTCTTCAGTTGGATTGGCTTCCCATCTTTCAGGAACCCTGTTCTTATCTCTGGACCCTGCATTGCATgccattaattaattgtttgttttttttgctataaaattatattaatattaattaggtGTCGATTGATTATAATAATGCATATAATTAACAAAGTAACAAGGTGTGGGAGTTCGAATCTCActgtaaatattaaaatatagcaaaaatttgtgtgagaccgttgggtcgggtcaagatgtagatgtaacacttatatgcacaaatattatatttatattctcaaatgtaatactaatcaggaataaaatttttattactaaggaaaaatacaatacttttacatttcgatttaaaagtattatatttgcttataagggcacttgtcaacattacctattatgaaaaatatattactttttctcttattgattagtgttatgtttgagcatataagtatgacatttgcacatataagtatgatatttgcatggtgctttgacccgatccgacccATCTTACCCGAGTGTGACccttaaaatatatatgtgatttgaaTCCCATATACTAAATGGAAAGGTCTGAATTGGATCTCTAATATCTGGACGGTTACAGTGACTCGATCACCAAGTAACAAACAATAAAAAGTAGATACGTACGTACCTTAGTATCCAACATGACGGCGCAAGGAATACCAGTATTTTTGATGGCAAGTCGGAGGTTATCTAGGGTTTCCTGGTGGTATTCATGGGAACCATGGGAGAAGTTGAAGCGAGCGACGCTCATGCCGGCATTCAGGAGTTTCCCGATCATCTCCACTGATCGCGACGCGGGGCCCAGCGTGCAAACGATCTTGGTCTTAGGAATCTGATTCCCCCCATCCTCTTCTTGTTTAAGTATATCCGCCGCCGCCGTTTGATGGAAAACATCCTCGGCCGGCGAAAACTTTCTTTTTCCGAGATAGGTGCTGGTGTTCTCTTTGGTGAGAAGGGACCGTGAGGAACCCAAAGAGGCAGTGGAAGGCATTGTATAGATGTTACGTTGGTTGGGAATTGGAATCTAAGAGGGGGTGGGCGGCTAAGAAGTTAGAGTAGAAGGGGTGTATTTATAAGTGAAGTTACCTAGCTACTTATAATTCCTAGAAGGAAATAATTAAGGAATAGGGAATAGTGAAGGGCAGCATGCGCATGCAAAGAAAGGGGCTCTAGGGAAAACATTATCGGAGCTCCCAATTAGTATAATGCTTCAATGTTTCTTAGGtttttattcactttttcaTACACACATGTTGTTTGGTAGGTCGAAGAGGACCACCCATTATGACATGAACCATTATCCACACAACTGggtgaattataaataaaaattatatttttaatatactaaaaatacattattttttatataaaatactactgaaaatacattattatatatatatattataaaataatgtaccttcattacaaaaataatttacttttaatataataaaaatgtatctagtccacacaataatttgcctgaCCTCATACCTAGGCAATAGTTTGGGCTAGACTTCCTAAAGGCATCAAAGTTTAGTCCAAGATAAAGATAGTGTTTGTAAGGTATTTTGACCATGATTATAGAAatttggaataagggtcaaataggccactgaactacacaccaaaatgcaattaggtcatcgaactcaaaaacaatgcaattgggtccctgaactacacaaaatcatgcaatttgatccaaaatgacttgttttacctgctttgccggttaccaattttaaaaataatattttaaaataatttttaaatataataattaattaaaattaaaatatatttaaaaaaaaaaaacaattccgGCCAAAGACGATTCATCTCCGGCCggaattgttttaattttttttaaatttttttaaattttaattaattattttatttaaaattattttaaaatattatttttaaaactgGTAACCGGCAAAGCAGGtaaaaacaagtcattttggatcaaattgcatgattttgtgtagttcagggacccaattgcattatttttgagttcgatgaccTTATTGCATTTtagtgtgtagttcagtggcctatttgacccttattcctagaaattttgttttatttggaaaaaattatgtttaagtgttctatatatttatttatttttttgaaaaatcatgtATAAAACAGATATTACCTTTGTAAAGAATaatgagtgtttaaaaaaaaagtttcttaTATTTAAAGAAGTTTGGTACTATTTATAAAAAGTCTATATTTActtaaaaggcaaaaacttgtgtgaggccGTCTTACCGTGAGACAGTTCGGGTCGGATCGAGTCAACGTGAAAATGTGGTACTTAtacatacaaatgtcatacttatatatgctcaaatataatactaatcaggattaaaatttttgttacttataatgaatAAAGCTCTACTTGGTAAGCAAGTTTGTAGACTAGTTACTATGCCTTAGCTTCATCTCTTGTTGCTCGTGTCTATAAGGCATGTTACTACACgaaatgttcttttttttttttatgcaaaaGAGGGTAGCAATCCCTCTTATATTTGGAAGGGTATGCCGGCAGAGTATTGACAATGGCAGTGACACTGTAATTGGTTTGGATCCTTGGTTGCCTGAGGATGAGAATCCATACGTTCAGACAGAATTGCATGAATGTGTGAAGCTCCCGTCTCTTCTTTACTAAACGAGCAAGGTACGGGGTGGGATGTGGATTCTGTAAAGGATATTTTTAACCAACCTGATCCTAATCTGATTTTGAACATTCCTCTCAGCATACGGAAGCCGTGAGATCAGTGGGTCTGAAATTGGAGCCAAAAGGGAGACTATACGGTTAAAAGTTGCTATAAATCCCTTACCATGGTGGTTGCCGATGGTCGACCTTAGCATAGGATTTGGAACTTACATATTCCGCCGAAGGTGAAGAATTTCTATTGGCAATTTGCCTCTTCATATCTTCCAACCAGGGATGCCTTAATATCGAAGCATGTTGCATGTTCATTAATATGTCACATGTGCAGGGAAGAGGATGAAACAGCCACGCATTTGTTTGCTAACTGTCGTGAAGTGATCCATGTGTGGGCAGTGTTAGGAATGCCGATCTCACCAGGTTTTGCTGCCACTAATGTTAGTGAGTGGTTTTTTAACGTCCTTAGTGTCTTACATGATGATTTGCTCACTAAGTTTGCAATGGTTTGTTGGGGTTTGTGGAACAACAGAAATGACAGTGTATGAAAGGGTCTTACCTTTGATCTAAATACAACTATTCAAAGGGCCCTTGAATTTCTGGAGAATTGGAGATTTGCGAATGATGACCACCACCAGGCTGCTGCATGTGCATTTCAAACTCAATGGGCTAAGACGTCGCCAGGAAGAATTAAATTGAACACAGATGTTGCTATTAGCACAAGAATGTGTGTAAGCTAGGGAATTACATGGTCAAAGAAACCGAGGCTATAAGTCTTCGGGAAACTCTTATTTAGCTAAAGGACACGGGTATGGGAAACGTTGATGTTGAAATGGATTCCCATGTTGTTTATCATGCTATTAGAACCCCCTCTTTTAACTCTGCTTTTGGTTATTTACTAGATGATATTAGAGAATTAGCATATGAGATTGACGATATTGAGTTCTTTTTTATAAAGCGATCTGCAAATTGTGCCACCCACACTGTTGCTAGGGAGACCTtttctgagtcaggttgcgggAAATGGCTTGACATTCCCCCATCTTTTCTGGTTGACATTCTTGGACGTGATTTAATGCACTAATCCTTTattctcaaaaataataataataataataatacttttttaaaggaaaatataatacttttacatttcgatttaaaagtactgttgcaaaaatccccgcccaGGCgttcctagaccgaggcgaattgctccctaggcgtccgcctaggtggccggccacCTAGAGCCTAACTCGGTtgactgggccgagttggcaGCCGACTAGGCCGTATTTGACTGAATTAACttgcccaactcggcagagttagccgagttaactcgagcgagtcaacctcgttaattttattattatatttatatatgtttaaatttatttatttatgtaagtaagagaagtaagagacatatatataatatataatatatatataatatatgaaatacacccacacacatgaattatttttttgtttttatatgtcgccgcctaggtaccgcctaggcgccgcctagaccgcatAGGCattagtctaccgcccgactaacgcctagcgcctacCTCAATCatgtttaaaagtattacatttttcctcaaaagtattatatttttccttttaagggaaacattacttattatagaaaatgtaatacttttgatgaaaaatataatacttttacatcaaaatacaaaattattatggagtactatacatttttcttcaaaaatattacatttttccttataagtgacaaaatttatattcctaattagtattacatttgagcatataagtatgacatttgtgtatataagtatgacatttgcatgttagTTCAACCCGatccgatccgtctcacgaatcttggtctcacacaagtgtgacccttacttaaaatgctcttgtataacaagaacaagaacaacaacaataataataataataataattcgcaAGTTGGCAACACACACTAGTTAGCAGTCTTGAGATACACAAGAACTAaagaattttgtatttaaaaaaaaatgagattcGGAAGAGGTTCTATACCAAGGGGAATGAAGAACCTTGTTTCTTCGTCGCTCACTATATTCCAAAGAAAGTAAAAGATATCATTAACAAACACAAGCATTTGCATCATTATATTCAAAGCGTGCAAATGAAGCATTAATCAATGCAGTGCACCCTCCATCCAGCCATTGCTTACCCAACCTGATCGAACAAAAGAATAAAGATGCTGAATAAATTAATTAGCATTTCAGACTGAAGCAGTTGAGTTCAGTCAATGCACTCTAAACACCACCCAAAAAATCACATGCCTATTAAATCACAACAATAGCTTCAAACCTGTGGTTGCAATTTACATTTACACATAACTTGCAGGTCCCATAAAAGCATCACTATGCACTTTTTTTGACTGCAAAACACAAAAAGAATAATACCTAAAACAAAATTAGGTACCAATATAAAGTGTCCTGCGAGCTCGGTACACCACCTAAATGGGGCAGAGGTCATCTGATGCAATGGAAACCCTATAGCTGACTGCATTGATAGTGGGCAAGATTCTCAGGAGACTGATGTGCCAAAAAGTCCTTTGCCTATCACTCACAGTCAATGTTTTAGAGTGGAGGATGGTCGGGACTTGTTAATCTTCTCGTCCTGCGAGGATGGAGGCTGTAACGTGGAAGATGAGATGGCAGCATGGTATGAAGATGATGCAAGTTGTGCAAGTGCTGGAACAGCACCACCTGTAGGCAGGTTTATTACCAATGTACATCAAGTCAGATAGGGAACATTGAAGTGGACAGTGGAAACGTAAAGACTAGTGCTGGGCTGACTTCAGTCAAagtcaatattttttaatgaggCTAAAATTCAAGTTTGTCATATTTCATCTTAATTCCAAAGGATGAGAAAGGCAATAGTTTAGGCCAATGCAGttttataatgatattattatacaaataaatatttaccCCATatcttttttatatacaaaaggCTAAAGACTGCCAGCTTGCAAGCTTTTGGTCCAAACCTTAACTAGTTCAAATTTGATGATAGTATGATGCAAGCAAATGCAACAGTGGATCAGTTTTGTGGTCCTCAAAATGAAGTAGATGTCTTTGGAATCTCAGCAGTCCTGGGGGAATGTTACTTGAGTTCTACAGtgtttgaggaaaaatatacaGAGGAGTCCAACATTCATGTCAGAGTCCAAAGGAGGCTTTAACTTCGAATCTAGTGTCAATGAAAATGTTCTTTTTAACATAAACccctcattttatttatttacttttgccTTTACTTATAGTACCCATCCCCACCAAACAAATCCATGTGACTGAGGGATTTGATTAAATAGGAATAAATTTAACTCAATATAAGACGTTTAGGAAATGTAAACAAGCCAACTACTAAAACTTGCAATTGTGGAAAAAGCAACTTATTACCTGCCAATCCTGCACATGCCGATGAGAAAACAATAACAGGTGGAGCCTGCAACCACGAAATAATGCATCAGAAGAATTCTTCGACTGTACCAAAAGAATCACAGGGAAGCAAAGATGAACTTTAAATTATACTAGAAcagaaagttaaaaataaaaacaaagaaaccTAGAACAGAaagttaaaaacaaaaacaaagaaaacttGACTAAGTCTTCGTTCCCACAGCAGGAAATGAACCATATTTGATATTCCTACCAAAAAGTAATTGAGGGTTATTATTAATGGAGCCCATATCTTGCCAACACAAATacccttcccccccccccccccccccccccacagaCACTCAACATAAAGATTATCACTCCCAGAGGATAACAATGTTTCCCCAGGCAATGGAGGGCAAGAAATGACAGCACGTCAGAATGCAGGGA from Ipomoea triloba cultivar NCNSP0323 chromosome 12, ASM357664v1 encodes the following:
- the LOC116000089 gene encoding probable pyruvate kinase, cytosolic isozyme; the protein is MPSTASLGSSRSLLTKENTSTYLGKRKFSPAEDVFHQTAAADILKQEEDGGNQIPKTKIVCTLGPASRSVEMIGKLLNAGMSVARFNFSHGSHEYHQETLDNLRLAIKNTGIPCAVMLDTKGPEIRTGFLKDGKPIQLKKGQEITLTTDYTVDGDDTLISISYHKLATDVSPGSTILCSDGTLTLTVLNCDKDSGLVRCRCENSAVLGERKNVNLPGVVVDLPTLTAKDKKDILGWGVPNKVDIIALSFVRKGSDVVMVRELLGPENAKNIVLMSKVENEEGVCNLEEILASSDAFMVARGDLGMEIPIEKIFVAQKVMIRKCNALGKAVVTATQMLESMIKCPRPTRAEATDVANAVIDGTDCVMLSGETAAGDYAEEAVRTMAKICLEAEKCLDYAQIFKKALENSPLPMNPLESLACAAVQTANSAKAAMVLVLSKDGNAAKLLAKYRPSMPILSALIGDDAPAGHGLIYRGILPVSISELKGNGGGEDEVTAAAIGYGKEKQLCHAGDTVVVTSPENGVINVLTIN